A region of Elusimicrobiota bacterium DNA encodes the following proteins:
- a CDS encoding glycosyltransferase family 39 protein, whose protein sequence is MKKQDWLALAAVLLLGLGLRAPIAGIFLERDEGEYAYIAQRWLKGEVPYRDSFDQKPPGVFAAYAAIERLSSGSPAAIHWGAQLYTLLTLCLVFLIGRRLFGPEAGCAAGALAAFMTVDHSLLGNAAHCELFMLLPLAAAFLAALLAAERDSWRWALVSGACAGASLLFKQVAATDAAFYLVFLLCAPRISRKVLTAAAFAAGAVAVWIPVALYFAATGAWAPFYDCVLGYNLSYAGGIPLSDYVRNFWTTFSRTLPGLLPIYLLALAGAIWQAGPAAPWVIGWLACSLLGVCAGGFFRAHYYQQAVPALAVLAGSALSGLSQRWRLPRPAPYAAAAAVLLFGVLSAAWYYGPGSAVVKCRRLYQDNPFPEATGVAHVIDERTTEQDRIFVFGSEPEILYYASRKSATRYIFLYPLFLASPDAAARQQEVLAEVRSVKPKTIVTVFVRKSFLPSSASPLEIFGEVKSLLKDYHIQAVVLSNPKNPTELFVDQAARKLWQKYPMWYDRPFWGTLAVWERD, encoded by the coding sequence ATGAAAAAGCAGGACTGGCTAGCCCTGGCCGCCGTCCTCCTCCTGGGCCTGGGCCTGCGCGCTCCCATCGCGGGCATCTTCCTGGAGCGCGACGAGGGCGAATACGCCTACATCGCCCAACGCTGGCTCAAAGGCGAAGTCCCCTACCGGGACAGCTTCGACCAGAAGCCCCCGGGCGTCTTCGCCGCCTACGCCGCCATCGAGCGCCTGTCCAGCGGGAGTCCGGCGGCCATCCACTGGGGCGCGCAGCTCTACACGCTCCTGACCCTCTGCCTGGTCTTCCTCATCGGCCGCCGCCTCTTCGGCCCGGAGGCCGGCTGCGCGGCCGGAGCCTTGGCCGCCTTCATGACCGTGGACCACAGTCTCCTGGGCAACGCGGCCCACTGCGAACTCTTCATGCTCCTGCCTCTGGCCGCCGCTTTCCTGGCCGCGCTGCTGGCCGCGGAGCGCGACTCCTGGCGCTGGGCCCTGGTCAGCGGAGCCTGCGCGGGCGCAAGCCTGCTCTTCAAGCAGGTCGCCGCGACCGATGCCGCTTTCTACCTGGTCTTCCTGCTCTGCGCCCCCCGCATCAGCCGCAAGGTCCTCACGGCCGCGGCCTTCGCCGCGGGAGCGGTCGCGGTCTGGATCCCGGTGGCGCTCTACTTCGCGGCGACGGGCGCCTGGGCCCCGTTCTACGACTGCGTGCTGGGCTACAACCTCTCCTACGCCGGAGGCATCCCGCTCTCCGATTACGTAAGGAACTTCTGGACCACCTTCTCGCGGACTCTCCCCGGCCTCCTGCCGATCTACCTCCTGGCCCTGGCCGGCGCCATCTGGCAGGCCGGGCCCGCGGCGCCCTGGGTCATCGGCTGGCTGGCCTGCTCTTTGCTGGGCGTCTGCGCCGGCGGCTTCTTCCGGGCGCACTACTACCAGCAGGCCGTCCCGGCCCTGGCCGTCCTGGCCGGCTCCGCGCTCTCGGGCTTGTCCCAGCGCTGGCGCCTGCCGCGTCCGGCGCCCTACGCGGCCGCGGCCGCGGTGCTCCTCTTCGGCGTGCTCAGCGCCGCATGGTACTATGGGCCGGGCTCGGCCGTGGTGAAATGCCGACGGCTCTACCAGGACAACCCCTTCCCCGAAGCCACGGGCGTGGCGCACGTCATCGACGAGCGCACCACGGAACAGGACCGCATCTTCGTCTTCGGCTCCGAGCCGGAGATTCTCTACTATGCCAGCCGAAAGAGCGCCACGCGCTATATCTTCCTTTATCCCCTCTTCCTGGCTTCCCCGGACGCGGCCGCGCGCCAGCAGGAGGTGCTCGCCGAGGTGCGCAGCGTCAAGCCCAAGACCATCGTCACGGTCTTCGTGCGCAAATCCTTCCTGCCGTCCAGCGCCTCTCCGCTGGAGATATTCGGGGAGGTCAAGAGCCTTCTGAAGGACTATCACATCCAGGCCGTGGTGCTGTCCAATCCCAAGAACCCGACCGAACTGTTCGTGGACCAGGCGGCGCGGAAGCTTTGGCAGAAGTACCCCATGTGGTACGACCGGCCGTTCTGGGGGACCTTGGCGGTCTGGGAACGCGACTGA